The genomic window ACTTGGAAAagcaaagccctggcagggaagGGCAAGTGGAACTGGAGGTTGCCAtggtggcggggctctggctcGTGGCCTGTGGGTCATCATCCTGCGCCTCATGCAGTCCTTTACCTCGCAGCAAAGCGAGTATGAAATGCGGCCGTTCTGTTCGGTGGTGCCTACCTccgctttgcactggtgtaaaagatGGGCCCTGGGGGGCGATGGAGGATTGGGACCCTGCTCTCTTCAGACCACCTCAGTGACGATAAcctccagcagctgcactggCTCCCTAGCCGCCAgcccccctgggaggcagggtaAGTGCTGCTCTCCTTAgtagatggggaaatggaggcacagggagCCCAGAGGCATGACTCCAAAGCTCCAGTCTGTCACTGGAGACCGACCCAAGACATGAATGTGGGTCTGCCCTTCCCCAAGCTGAGTTCCTGCTTGTGAGAGTGGCAGATAGGATATTGCATTACAAGAACCCCCTCCTCCATGGGTATCCCATCCTCCATGGTATGGCATTAGCAGTGCCCTGTCCTCCCGGGTATCATGAGGAATGCCCTCACACTCATGCTACACTAGAGGAGGTGCCCTCTCTTTTGTGAAGCCGTAAAGGGGATGCCCTCCTCTCCCTGGCATGGCTGCCACGGTAGCTTTCTTCAGGGCTCATGGGGTGACCCCCCTATAGCAGGAAGCCATCACTCCTAACAGCATATAGATGAAATGCCTGGGGAGCCTGTTGTCCACCGCCCCCTCTGCGCATCATTACCCGTATACAAGCCAAAGGTTGGGCTCCACACTCCTCATATTACCCATCATGGGCACCTTCTCCACCAGGCTGTAGTCCTGAGCGTGCCGAATGGAGGGGGTGATTTCAGACCAGGCTAGGCCCTCTCAGGTGAGGCGGTAGGGGATAGGGCATAAACAGAGGGGCCCTGTAGGGTGGGTACCCGCCAGGATCTTGGAGATCAGATGGTCCAAGTTCTCccctgctggttgtcctgggtTGTCTTTCCTCTCCTTTTCACTCATTCTGCTCCCCAGCCGTGcagacccctccttccccccccagagTACAGTCTGTTCCACCTGCCCTGATGTCTGTaaggctggggagcagagagtTCACCCACTGAGCCAGGTGTCCTGCCCTGGGAAAATGGGGTTGCCAAGCCACCCACTCTGAAAGGTCAAGGAAAAAACTCAGTGCTGCCTTCTCACATTGTCCCTCCTTCCAACTGGGGAGCCCCCTGCACTGTGAAACCCTTCAAGGGGGACCCCCCCGTCTTCTCGCCACCCTATGATTGTaccagctcctgctccctgcccactcAGCTATCTTGGAGACGCCCTGCTTCAGACACGAAGAGGGGAGGAAAGATCCCAAGAAGAGTGGCTAAAGGAGCAGCAAGGCAAGGAGCAGTGACACCAGCCACAGCCTAGGCGGCCAGAtctctagggcagggactgtctttttcatgagcatacagcacctagcactatgGAGGCCCCGATCCCTGACTGGGTCCCTCAGGTGCCAATAGTAAATTTCAGCCCAAGGGGACATCCTGCCTGGTGCATGCTGGGATTCCTCCCTGTAGCACCTGGGACAGGTAGGATGTACTGAGAGATGGGAGATTCCGCAACCATACTGGcttgggcaggtggagggaggagagcttAATTCTACCAAGAGCAATGCACCACTAACCCCTGGGGCCTTTACATCCCCACCTTGGATGGGATCCATACCATGACCTGGTGCTAAACCCTCCCCCGGCCTCTGTTATGTGCCTGTCCAGTTGGGAGGGTTTGAAAGAATCATATCATGGCCTCGGGTtactacattaaaataacaggtttcagagtagcagccgtgttagtctgtattcgcaaaaagaaaaggaggacttgtggcaccttagagactaataaatttatttgagcataagctttcgtgagctacagctcacttcattggatgcatccggtgaagtgagctgtagctcacgaaagcttatgctcagataaatttgttagtctctaaggtgccacaagtcctccttttctttttacattaaaatagatgtttaaagggaaggaggggggaatcCAACCAGCATATCCTGGAACAGAGAATCATGAAAAAAATTCCCAGCAGCGTGAGATctggcccagctggaggaggggaaaggcaggAGACTCCTTGCTCAGCATCCAATACTCTCCAATACGCTGCTGTTACCGTCCCGGCCAGGAAAGCAACCATCAGCTCGATTCACCTGTTCTCTGCCTCCGTCCACACTTTAGTTCTTAGCAATGTGCCTGGAAGAGGAAGCCCTTCCACTTGTAAGTTCTGTAAGACAAACAATACTGTACAGTGACTGTGACATGTggtttcatttttattgtaaCAAACTTAGCCGTACTGTAATAAAGACGACTCTTTGATTACTCTGGGCCTGGCACCATTCTCCCAGCCGGTGCTAGTCTCACCTTTGACCCTTCGTGTCCTATGTCTCACTTTCTTGTCTGGTTtaagggaaggggagggctgaGTCTGGAGTCAGCTCACCACGGTGGGGacttgctgctcttctctgggaGCAGGAGGTAGGTGGCTTGTCACGATGCTGGGGAAGATGCAGAGCTGACCGCATCTCTCCTGCACAACTCACTACGCTGCCCGGTGGCTTGCCGAGTCTGCTGCAAGGGGCCACGGGAACAGACTTTATtagcagagggctccctgcagcagctgggctgggccctgCATGTTACCACGGCTGAGACTGGAAGGGGGCTCCTAACAGCGTCTGCAGGGAGCAGCTTTACCAGTTGAGGTACAGCGAGTgcctcctgcctgagcccccaggagctgtgcagagctctgTATTGAGAGGGGGCAGCAGAGCTGTGAAtcggggaacccagggctggaacCACTGCGGGGAGGGAGGCTCTGGGTCTGGACTGAGAGGCTTGGCCCAGCCTGCTCTTCACTCCCAAGCTGTTCGGGTGGTTTTGACGGACTGTCTCCAACCCGAGGGCTACATCCTGGGGCAAACCGGGTGTTTGTGTAGCCCCGAGGTTCACCCCGTGTCAGCAAACCCCGCTCCCGAGCGGGTGAGGGAGAGGCTCCACGATTAGACCCACCCGAAGTGACTGGAGACGGCCTTGGCTGGCGTCTAAGAACCGGCCCTGGCAACGAAGGCGGAGGAGAAGCCTCAAGCCAGCTGGCCAGGGCGTCCCACCTCATCCCAGCTTCCTGCAGGAACCGTCCCCGCCGGCCACCTCCCCGGTGCCCCGGGCCTGGGCGGACAGATACCCTCCCGCCCCGGTCCCAAGCGGTGCTGCCGGTTTGGACCCAGGCAGAGCCTGGGTGAAATGTCCACAGGCAGCGCCTGGctctgctgcctggcaggaggggTCCCAGCGAGGCTTGGCCCCCCGGGCTCCAGCCGCATCCAGGGGCCTGGCCACCCCGGGCCGGGGCCACCGCGGGCCCCTTGGCAGCCTGGCTCCCAGGCAAAGGCCCCGGGGCTGAATCCCAGCCCGGGGGGGGCCAGGGCTCTGCCGGCCTTGGAGAGGGACGAGTTTGACGGAGCGGGGCTCTTCTGCCCCTGAGCCCCGAAGTCCAGCCGGGTCGGGGCGAACGGGCCCCGCGGAGCCCCCGCGCCGAGCCCACAAGGGCCCCAGGGGGCggcccacgggggggggggctccccggggGGGCCCTGCTGGAAATCAAGCCCCAGGCCGGACGCTGCCCGGGGGAGGGACGTTTGGGGCCCGGCCCGTCCCCGCGCTCTCCAGCAGGGGCCGGCCCGGGCTCCGGCCCTGCCTCCGCGGCCGCCCATCGAGGgcgggaggcggaggcggaggcggCGCGGCCTGGCCCGGAAGCCGGCGGCGGGgagaggggccgggccgggcggcaGAGGTGAGAGGGGGCCGGGCCCGCTGCGGGGGTCCGGCCTGGGGCCGCCCCGTCCCCGCCGCGCTCTGGCCGGGGCGGCCTGGacccccctgggctgggctgggggctggaccCCCCCCGTctgcggggccgggggaggggaggtgggggggcggcAGGCCGAGGCCTCCGCCTGGGTCACTGCGGGAAGGAGCCTCCGCCCTCGTGTTCCTGCCCCCGGGATTCAGCGGGACTCGCGGGCCCGGCGCGGCAAAGGCCGAGTAGCCTGGGAGAGGGACCCTGCCCggggggccagggctgagctgtgtgcatggggagcccggggctgggatggggggggttggatcaggactggggggcctgggctgagctggggggggagcccggggctgggatagtggggggggggttggatcaGGATCggggggccagggctgagctgtgtgcgtggggagcccggggctgggatgggggggggattGGATCAGGATCggggggccagggctgagctgtgtgcgtggggagcccggggctgggatggggggggcctATGGATCAGGATCGGGGGGCCAGGGCTGAACTGTGTgcgtggggagcccggggctgggatggggggggttggatcAGGATCggggggccagggctgagctgtgtgcgtggggagcccggggctgggatgggggggcccATGGATCAGGATCggggggccagggctgagctgtgtgcgtggggagcccggggctgggatggggggggcccATGGATCAGGATCggggggccagggctgagctGTGTGCGTGGGGAGCCcgaggctgggatggggggggttggatcAGGATCGGGGGGCCTGGGCTGAGCTGTGTgcatggggagcccagggctgggatgggggggttggatcaGGATCGGGGGGGCCTGGGCTGAGCTGTGTgcgtggggagcccagggctgggatgggggggggcccaTGGATCAGGACTGGGGGGCCTGCGCTGAGCTGTGTGCGTGGGGAGCCCGAggctgggatagcggggggccCATGGATCAAAGATTGGGGTGTGTCCCTCGTCGCCAGAGCTGTGTATACACTGTGCAGCCGCTGTTACTGTCCAGAGTCCACCAGAACTAaattcctttcctctccctgccccagactAACCAGCCGCTGCCTTGATTATCCCCTCGGGTGGAGGGATCAGGAGTGGGCTCCTGTTTATACCTTGCTTTCCAAGCATAACACAAAGCACGGGGCAGGCTCCCAGCAGCTGTGTCCTGGGCGCTGGGAGATgaatggggtgtgtggggggggtgctgttCTGCCCTTTCTCTTAGGGATTGAGCTCTGCTGGAGCAGGAGACTCTGGAGACGCTCACTGTCCCTTGCCTTCCCCTAGGCACCCCAGAAGCTGTCAGGATTGGGGGGAGGTGGCTGGCATAGCGGGTTCAGCCCCCTAACTGCCCTGAAACCCTGCAGCCTGGTTGCCGAGCTACCCCAGGTGGGAGTTTGACCAGTGCCACCCGTGTAACACCCACGCGCTGAGGCGGGTCATGGCCACGTAGGTGGGTGTTTGGGGGGGACACGTGTAGCTAAGATATCTAGCCATCTGGAGGGTGCCAGCATGGGGGTGACTTGCCTGGAGTTCCGGGTTGGGCCTTTGGAGCTGGGTGTATCTGGGCCAAGGGGCAGGGTTAAGTGTGAGTGGTGATTTTGGGGCCcccctggggtggagggagatgcAGGGTGGGTCATGTGGGGGATGACGATGGTTTGGGATCTTGGAGGTTTGTCTGGGGAGCGGGGAAGGAAGGGGGCGACTCTCCCTTGGGTGGGGGGCTAGGAGGGAGGTGGGTCCATGCAGCTGTGACACTGACTCTGCCCCCCTCTCCAGAACACATCTGGTGCTGTCTCCTGGCATCGCCATGTGGCCCTTGCTGTGGATGACTGTGCGGACGTATGCCCCTTATGTCACCTTCCCTGTGGCCTTTGTGGTGGGGGCAGTGGGCTACCACCTGGAGTGGTTCATCCGTGGTGACTCCCCGCAGCCAGCTGAGGAGGAGAAGAGCATCTCGGAGCGGCGGGAGGACAGGAAGCTGCAGGAGATTGCGGGCAAGGACCTGACCGAGGTGGTGAGCCTCAAGGAGAAGCTGGAGTTCACCCCCAGGGCTGTGCTGAACAGGAACCGTCCAGAGAAGAGTTAACCAGGCTGCCCGGTTCCCCCTTTCCTTTGGGTTGGAGCTGAGCACCCAGTCCATCTGGCTGCAGGTCAGGACCCTGGGTCCCTTAGCTGGGCTCTTGGAGTCTGTCCTATCTCACCCATGTGTTTTCAACCCTAATCCACCAATATCTGGCTCGTGCTGGGCGTCCACCCCCGTCGCTCACAATGACTATCTTGTGAGGTGGCTGCTTGTTGGAGTTTCCCACCCATGGATGGAGGTGGAGGAGGCGGCATGGCCaaggaagcagagctgggcagccttGGCCATTGCTGCCCGAGTCCCTGGCACACCCAGTCACTCAGCTAGGGAGAGGGATGACGCTCCAGAGGCTGCGCAGTTCCTGGAGGAGACAGCTCCACTCTCAGGGTGAACCAGGCCCTTGACGCTCGGCCCGCCCAGTCCTGGATCCCTCTGGATCTCCCTGGATTCTGCAGGCTTCCTTTGCATGGAAACAGCCAAGACTTGCATCCTGCCCAGGTGGTGGAGCGTGGCTGCCTCTGCCCAGATGCTGCGGTGTGTGTGTCCTGGGAGCTGAATGGCATGGGGTCAGAGTGGGGCAAGGAGGCTTGCACACTGCTCGCCTCCCTGTTCCTGGCTGGGATTCCCCTTCGCTTCTCAGGAACGCCAGATTCACCCTCGCTAGCaagcacagcccctccccagcctgagGGCTCCAGCCCCCTTCGCTGTGGTGGATGCCCCTGGCGTCGGACTGGCAGCTGGCACAGAGTGTGAGGGAAGCTGTAATTGCCTGGCAGGCCAGAGACTAATGGAGGGAGCTGGAAGCCATTTCACCCTCCTGCCCCGGGAGCCCTGGCAGGGAGCTCTGGGTGCATTGCTGTGGGGCCGAGGTTTGGGAAATGAAATGACCTTGCAGTTGTGTAGAACGAAGCCAGATTAAACCAGCTTGAGAACTCAGAGCCtccattttcttctttccctcttgAGTGTTTTGGCTCCCGGTTGGTaccatcccatccccctgcctgaCACCCAGCAGCCGAGCGGGATGTTCTAGGGAAAGATCCTGCCTCAGCGGCGTGAAGCTCGTGGGTCCTGCTTGGCTCTGGCGCAGC from Chelonia mydas isolate rCheMyd1 chromosome 19, rCheMyd1.pri.v2, whole genome shotgun sequence includes these protein-coding regions:
- the SMIM12 gene encoding small integral membrane protein 12 → MWPLLWMTVRTYAPYVTFPVAFVVGAVGYHLEWFIRGDSPQPAEEEKSISERREDRKLQEIAGKDLTEVVSLKEKLEFTPRAVLNRNRPEKS